The following proteins come from a genomic window of Myroides odoratus DSM 2801:
- a CDS encoding fumarylacetoacetate hydrolase family protein, whose product MKLASINNGTRDGQLVVVSKDLTKAVVVSEIAATMQAALDQWATKEALLKEVYDNLNAGKLSNIIDFTTAKVMAPIPRAYHWADGSAYVTHVELVRKARNAELPESFWTDPLMYMGASDAFIGATDDILIEKEEWGIDFESEVAVITDDVPPGVDVATALKHIKLVTILNDVSLRNLIPAELGKQFGFYQSKPWTAFAPVMVTVDELGGDWKEGKLHLPLHSTLNGTLVGSPNAGVDMTFNFGQLVAHAAKTRSLMAGTVIGSGTVANQGSPTGSSCLAEVRCLETIKDGKPSTPFMQFGDRIEIEMMDKEGKTIFGRINQVVREYKK is encoded by the coding sequence ATGAAATTAGCTAGTATCAACAATGGCACAAGAGATGGTCAATTAGTCGTTGTTTCAAAAGATTTGACAAAAGCAGTTGTAGTTAGTGAAATTGCAGCTACAATGCAAGCAGCATTAGATCAATGGGCAACTAAAGAGGCACTTTTAAAAGAGGTGTATGACAACTTAAACGCAGGAAAACTATCTAATATTATCGATTTTACAACTGCTAAAGTAATGGCGCCGATTCCAAGAGCGTACCATTGGGCAGATGGTAGTGCTTATGTAACACACGTTGAATTAGTACGTAAAGCGAGAAATGCAGAATTGCCAGAATCATTCTGGACAGATCCATTGATGTATATGGGAGCTTCAGATGCTTTTATTGGAGCAACTGATGATATTCTAATCGAAAAAGAAGAATGGGGAATTGACTTTGAATCAGAAGTAGCCGTTATTACGGATGATGTTCCTCCAGGAGTAGATGTAGCAACAGCATTGAAACACATCAAATTAGTTACGATATTGAATGATGTTTCGTTGAGAAACTTAATTCCAGCAGAATTAGGGAAGCAATTCGGATTCTATCAATCTAAACCGTGGACTGCTTTCGCACCAGTTATGGTAACAGTAGACGAATTAGGAGGCGATTGGAAAGAAGGAAAATTGCATTTGCCTTTACACTCAACGTTAAACGGAACATTAGTAGGATCGCCAAATGCAGGAGTAGATATGACCTTCAATTTTGGACAATTAGTAGCACACGCTGCAAAAACACGTTCATTAATGGCTGGAACAGTGATTGGATCAGGAACTGTGGCTAATCAAGGAAGCCCAACAGGATCAAGCTGTTTAGCAGAAGTTCGTTGTTTAGAAACAATTAAAGACGGAAAACCTTCTACACCATTTATGCAATTTGGAGATCGTATCGAAATTGAAATGATGGATAAAGAAGGAAAAACAATCTTTGGTCGCATCAATCAAGTGGTGAGAGAATATAAGAAATAA